The Arachis hypogaea cultivar Tifrunner chromosome 16, arahy.Tifrunner.gnm2.J5K5, whole genome shotgun sequence genome contains a region encoding:
- the LOC112757099 gene encoding uncharacterized protein yields the protein MGATPFHRSILEVRLPKHFDKPTDMRYDGMQDPLEHLTAFVARMNLEGVGDEVRCRAFPVTLAGPAIWWFNNLPQGSVTRFSDISHAFLAQFTTRIAKAKHPINLLGVTQRAGEPTRKYLDRFNDECLEIDGLTDSVASLCLTNGLLNEDFRKHLTTKPVWTMQEIQCVAKEYINDEEVSRVVAANKRQPPYNQTRHYKGGERQKEHARDGGPCKVSKPFPRVGKFTNYTPLTAIA from the coding sequence ATGGGAGCGACCCCATTCCACCGTTCCATACTCGAGGTCCGGCTGCCTAAACActttgacaagccaacggacatgaggtatgatGGAATGCAAGACCCACTGGAACACCTCACGGCCTTCGtggccaggatgaacctagagGGAGTGGGAGACGAGGTAAGGTGCCGCGCTTTCCCAGTCACCCTGGCAGGACCTGCAATATGGTGGTTCAATAACCTCCCGCAGGGCTCGGTAACCCGCTTCTCCGACATTAGCCATGCCTTCCTGGCTCAGTTCACGACCAGAATTGCCAAAGCCAAGCACCCGATCAATTTGCTGGGGGTGACCCAGAGAGCCGGGGAGCCGACCAGAAAATACCTAGATCGCTTCAACGATGAATGCTTGGAGATCGACGGGCTGACAGACTCGGTGGCGAGCTTATGCTTGACTAACGGGCTCTTGAACGAGGACTTCAGGAAGCACCTTACCACAAAGCCAGTatggacaatgcaggagatccaatGCGTCGCTAAGGAGTATATTAATGACGAAGAAGTCAGCCGGGTCGTAGCTGCCAACAAACGGCAACCCCCCTACAACCAAACCCGCCATTACAAGGGTGgagaaagacaaaaggaacacgcCAGGGACGGCGGTCCATGTAAGGTGTCAAAGCCATTTCCCCGAGTAGGGaaattcaccaactacacccccctcacGGCCATCGCGTAA